One genomic region from Anabaena sp. PCC 7108 encodes:
- a CDS encoding Gfo/Idh/MocA family protein, translated as MQNSMSVAEPNLYSQRNQPRAIRIGVIGVGNMGQHHTRVLSSMKDVELIGVSDINVERGLETASKYKVRFFEDYSDLLPHVDAVCIAVPTRLHYAVGINCLLAGIHVLIEKPIAASISEAESLVNAAAESQCILQVGHIERFNPAFRELSQVLKTEEVLALEAHRMSPYSARANDVSVVLDLMIHDIDLLLELAGSPVVKLTANGTRSLDSGYLDYVTATLGFANGVVATLTASKVTHRKIRRIVAHCKNSFTEADFLKNEILIHRQTNTNSLNEHRQVLYRQDGLIEKVYTSNIQPLSAELEHFVNCVHGGNQPSVGGEQALKALRLASLIEQMAVEERVWNPLDWQSESRVQSLTPTA; from the coding sequence GTGCAAAATAGCATGTCAGTGGCAGAACCAAATCTATATTCACAGCGCAACCAGCCACGAGCAATCCGCATAGGCGTGATTGGGGTGGGTAACATGGGACAACATCATACCCGCGTCCTGAGTTCAATGAAAGATGTTGAACTAATAGGCGTGTCAGATATTAACGTTGAGCGGGGCTTAGAAACCGCCAGCAAATACAAAGTCCGTTTTTTTGAAGATTACTCTGATCTACTACCCCATGTAGATGCAGTCTGTATTGCTGTACCCACCCGATTACATTATGCCGTAGGCATCAACTGCCTGTTAGCCGGAATTCATGTTTTGATTGAGAAACCAATCGCTGCGAGTATTTCCGAGGCTGAGTCTCTGGTGAATGCGGCTGCTGAGTCTCAATGTATTTTGCAAGTAGGTCATATTGAGCGTTTTAATCCAGCATTTAGAGAATTGAGCCAAGTCCTCAAAACAGAGGAAGTGCTGGCGCTAGAAGCTCATCGGATGAGTCCTTATTCAGCCCGAGCTAATGATGTTTCAGTAGTGCTGGATTTAATGATCCATGACATTGACCTACTTCTAGAATTAGCTGGTTCTCCCGTGGTGAAATTGACAGCTAATGGTACTCGTTCCCTAGACTCTGGTTATTTAGATTATGTGACTGCTACTTTGGGTTTTGCCAATGGTGTCGTCGCTACTCTGACGGCTAGTAAAGTGACTCACCGCAAAATTCGCCGTATTGTCGCCCATTGCAAAAACTCATTCACTGAAGCAGATTTTCTCAAGAATGAAATTTTGATTCATCGCCAAACTAACACCAATTCTCTCAATGAGCATCGTCAAGTCCTTTACAGGCAAGATGGTTTGATAGAAAAAGTCTATACTAGTAATATTCAACCTCTCAGTGCAGAGTTAGAACATTTTGTCAACTGTGTGCATGGTGGCAATCAGCCTTCGGTTGGTGGTGAACAGGCTCTAAAAGCTTTAAGGTTAGCCAGTTTAATCGAGCAGATGGCTGTGGAAGAGCGGGTTTGGAACCCATTAGACTGGCAATCGGAATCGAGAGTACAATCATTAACTCCAACTGCCTAA
- a CDS encoding ParM/StbA family protein, producing MTDQPPVANPMNAAAIPMNRVASTPLNSNPNANKPPTNSSGKNILSVDLGRTSTKTCVSREPGNVAFIPANVKQMSIDEIRGGVFESKATDPLMDLWLEYQGSGYAVGQLAADFGANLGVGQSKVNDALAKVLACAGYFKLKDEISVIVGLPFLSLEQFEREKAQLISLVTGPHVLNFRGESLSLNITKVWVMPEGYGSLLWSEAQPNKPATAPDFTKMSVGIVDIGHQTIDCIMVDNFRFARGLSQSEDFGMNKFYDLVANEIHGADSQSLALISAVNKPKGERFYRPKGESKPTNLDDFLPNLTEQFSREICSRVLAWLPERVTDVIITGGGGEFFWEDIQRLLKEAKINAHLASPSRQANALGQYLYGEAQLSAVRSAR from the coding sequence ATGACAGACCAACCCCCAGTAGCTAACCCGATGAATGCCGCTGCTATTCCCATGAACCGAGTAGCATCAACCCCACTAAATAGTAATCCCAATGCTAATAAGCCACCAACGAATAGTTCAGGGAAAAATATTCTCAGCGTGGATTTAGGTAGAACCTCTACTAAAACTTGTGTCAGCCGCGAACCTGGGAATGTGGCTTTCATTCCTGCCAATGTCAAGCAGATGTCAATTGATGAAATCCGAGGTGGCGTGTTTGAATCGAAGGCAACTGATCCTTTAATGGATTTGTGGCTGGAATATCAAGGCAGTGGCTATGCTGTAGGACAATTAGCAGCGGATTTTGGGGCAAATCTAGGAGTCGGACAATCTAAGGTCAATGACGCACTAGCTAAAGTTCTGGCTTGTGCTGGTTATTTTAAACTCAAAGACGAGATTTCTGTAATCGTCGGTTTGCCTTTCCTGTCTCTAGAACAATTTGAACGGGAAAAAGCCCAGTTAATCAGCTTAGTAACCGGACCCCATGTATTGAATTTTCGGGGTGAATCTTTGTCGCTCAATATCACTAAAGTTTGGGTAATGCCAGAAGGTTATGGCAGTTTGCTGTGGTCTGAAGCTCAACCTAATAAACCAGCAACAGCCCCTGACTTTACAAAAATGTCAGTAGGTATTGTCGATATCGGTCATCAAACGATTGATTGTATCATGGTGGATAATTTCCGCTTTGCCAGAGGTCTTTCTCAAAGTGAAGACTTTGGTATGAACAAGTTTTATGACCTGGTGGCTAACGAAATACACGGGGCTGATAGTCAATCTCTAGCACTGATTTCTGCGGTTAATAAGCCTAAAGGCGAGCGTTTTTATCGGCCTAAAGGTGAAAGCAAGCCCACAAACTTAGACGATTTTCTACCTAACCTCACAGAGCAGTTTTCACGAGAAATTTGCTCTCGCGTTTTAGCCTGGTTGCCAGAGCGTGTAACTGATGTGATTATCACTGGTGGCGGTGGAGAATTCTTCTGGGAAGATATTCAACGTCTGCTCAAAGAAGCTAAGATTAATGCCCATTTGGCTTCACCCTCTCGCCAAGCTAACGCTTTAGGGCAGTATCTTTACGGAGAGGCACAATTGTCTGCTGTTCGCTCTGCTAGGTAA